In a single window of the Necator americanus strain Aroian chromosome X, whole genome shotgun sequence genome:
- a CDS encoding hypothetical protein (NECATOR_CHRX.G22016.T1), translated as MAICTYNARTLASEAAIEDLMMQAKKIKYDVIGLTETRRRHPLNAVYETGEELFLGTCDSRGVGGVGVLVNTSMAKNIDSFEQLTTRIGRLRMRRCGPIPALTIFVVYAPTSSYEEEEVEAFYMDLEKFYQEDHAFYKVIVGDFNAKVGPRRTPEELHIGTHGLQWNDQERGSPSSS; from the coding sequence atggcgatctgtacttataacgcacgtacgcttgcatcggaagcggccatcgaagatctgatgatgcaagccaagaagatcaagtacgacgtcatcggactgaccgagacgagacgacgtcaccctctcaacgccgtatatgaaactggagaagaactgttcttaggaacatgcgacagtagaggtgttggtggagttggcgttctcgtcaacacgagtatggcaaagaacatcgactcttttgaacaacttacgacccgaatcggacgtctgcggatgagaagatgtggcccaataccagctttgactatcttcgtcgtttacgctccaacatcaagctacgaagaagaagaagtcgaagctttctatatggacctggagaagttctaccaagaagatcatgccttctacaaggtcatagttggcgatttcaacgctaaggttggcccaagaagaacgccggaggaacttcacatcgggacccacggcctacaatggaatgaccaggagAGAGGCTcgccgagttcatcatga
- a CDS encoding hypothetical protein (NECATOR_CHRX.G22017.T1): MLFPASAASASTSALLSLRSSFIASRQSLASSELGLAYQLKSFKRQAPPGGFKTLSLLRAVVKVFDKPVIFLVDVVHCRIFPKAGQRSEEIPVDGSPGISLSELGGFLCSPCEGKSSTEEAMVRSRIELWYNTDVRQAEPFIDDDVVYFITVPSTG; encoded by the coding sequence atgcttttccccgcctctgcagcttcagccagcacttctgctcttctctctttaaggtcttcctttatcgcctctcggcaaagccttgcgagctcggagctcgggctggcgtatcagctcaagagtttcaagagacaggcgcctcctggtggttttaaaactctcagccttcttcgcgcagtcgtgaaggtgttcgacaagccggtcatattcctcgtcgatgttgtccattgcagaatcttcccaaaagccggccagcgtagcgaagagatcccagttgatggtagtcctggaatttctctctctgaacttggcggctttctgtgctctccttgtgaaggaaaatcttccacggaggaggcgatggtccgatcccgtatagaactttggtacaacaccgacgtccgtcaggcagaaccttttattgacgatgatgtggtctatttcattacggtaccctccaccgggtga
- a CDS encoding hypothetical protein (NECATOR_CHRX.G22018.T2), protein MTALRNLKGTAIASRRGMEKIIYDFYSDLFDSHVHLPPHHLREDGQVIPEVLPYEIRHAIMSVRNRTAPVPDRIRPEHLKSLPPALINTLARLFTRYLAECKVPKQWKSSKTVLLYKKGDPHDIGNYRPICLLSVIYKLFTRVIFNKIEKVLDEGQPCEQAGFRKGFSTIDHIHTVSKLIEVSREYKIPLCLTFIDLKKAFDSVETEAVWKPWTTKASLLSILRYFESCTVTSQPEFRHSTRTSSLT, encoded by the coding sequence atgactgctctccggaacctaaagggaacagccattgcatcgagaagggggatggagaaaatcatctacgacttctactctgatctcttcgacagccatgtccacttgcctcctcaccatctgagggaagatggacaagtcattccagaggttctcccgtacgaaatacgacatgctatcatgtcggtaagaaatcgtacggcacccgttcctgacagaataagaccagaacacctgaagagccttccgccagcactcatcaacaccctggcaaggctctttacacgttatctggcGGAATgtaaggttcctaaacagtggaagagcagtaagaccgtgttgttgtataaaaagggagatccacatgacatcggcaactatcgcccaatctgcctactgtccgtcatctacaagctctttacaagagtaatctttaataagattgaaaaagtcttggatgaaggacagccatgcgagcaagcagggtttcgaaaaggattcagcacgattgaccacattcacactgtttcgaaactcatcgaggtatcacgagagtacaagataccgctctgtctcaccttcatcgacttaaagaaggctttcgactcggttgagacggaagcggtgtggaagccttggacaaccaaggcgtccctactcagtatattaaggtacttcgagagttgtacagtaacttcacaaccggaatttcgccattctacaagaacatcatcattgacgtga
- a CDS encoding hypothetical protein (NECATOR_CHRX.G22018.T1), whose protein sequence is MEKIIYDFYSDLFDSHVHLPPHHLREDGQVIPEVLPYEIRHAIMSVRNRTAPVPDRIRPEHLKSLPPALINTLARLFTRYLAECKVPKQWKSSKTVLLYKKGDPHDIGNYRPICLLSVIYKLFTRVIFNKIEKVLDEGQPCEQAGFRKGFSTIDHIHTVSKLIEVSREYKIPLCLTFIDLKKAFDSVETEAVWKPWTTKASLLSILRYFESCTVTSQPEFRHSTRTSSLT, encoded by the coding sequence atggagaaaatcatctacgacttctactctgatctcttcgacagccatgtccacttgcctcctcaccatctgagggaagatggacaagtcattccagaggttctcccgtacgaaatacgacatgctatcatgtcggtaagaaatcgtacggcacccgttcctgacagaataagaccagaacacctgaagagccttccgccagcactcatcaacaccctggcaaggctctttacacgttatctggcGGAATgtaaggttcctaaacagtggaagagcagtaagaccgtgttgttgtataaaaagggagatccacatgacatcggcaactatcgcccaatctgcctactgtccgtcatctacaagctctttacaagagtaatctttaataagattgaaaaagtcttggatgaaggacagccatgcgagcaagcagggtttcgaaaaggattcagcacgattgaccacattcacactgtttcgaaactcatcgaggtatcacgagagtacaagataccgctctgtctcaccttcatcgacttaaagaaggctttcgactcggttgagacggaagcggtgtggaagccttggacaaccaaggcgtccctactcagtatattaaggtacttcgagagttgtacagtaacttcacaaccggaatttcgccattctacaagaacatcatcattgacgtga
- a CDS encoding hypothetical protein (NECATOR_CHRX.G22019.T1): protein MGVKVDGRQLHHLRFADDIVLVTPSISQAERMLTEFDETCGCIGLQLNLQKTMFMRNGWVSDAPFTLNGTNISECISYVYLGRELNMMNDLTPELGRRRRAAWGA, encoded by the coding sequence atgggagtgaaggttgatggtcggcagctacaccatttgcgctttgctgatgacatcgtactggtaacacctagcatcagccaagcggaacgaatgctgaccgaattcgacgaaacatgtggatgcatcggtcttcagctgaatctacaaaagacgatgttcatgcggaacggatgggtctcggatgccccattcacgctcaacggaacgaacatatccgaatgcatcagctacgtttatctgggtcgggaactgaacatgatgaacgacctaacccccgagctgggcaggaggagacgagctgcttggggagcgtaa